DNA sequence from the Streptomyces canus genome:
GGTTCCTGATCACCCGGTCGAAGGTCGTGAGCGACGCGCCGGGCCAGTCCGTCCATCTGGGACGGCCGTGGCACCCGGGCGGTGAACCCGCCGCCGTGGCCCAGGTGCTGATCCGCGACACCGAGCTGCCGGCCGCCGTGAAGTCCTCGCCGTGGACCGACATGAGCGGTTTCTCGTGGAGGGACGCGCGGTTCGCCGAGTTCCGCAACTCCGGGCCGGGCGCGGCCCCGAGCGCGGACCGGCCACAGCTCGGCGCCGCCGACGCGAGGACCTGCACGCTCGCGAACTACCTCAAGGGCACGGACGGCTGGGCGCCGTACGCCGGCCACTGACTTCCGGGCGCCACCGACTTCCCCCCACAACTTCATTTCTCCGCTGGAATCAGAAGAAGAAGAGAGCCGATCAATGAAGATCAGTATCCGCAGAAGCAGGCGCGCTGCCACAGCCGTCGCCCTCGGGTCCGTCCTGGCGCTGACCGCCACCGCCTGCGGTGACGACGGCAGCGGGTCCGGCGGTGACAAGGGAGGCGAGGGCAGCGGCAAGGGCAAGATCGTCTTCTGGGACAACAACGGCGGTGTGCGCACCGACATCTGGAAGGAGATCATCGCCGACTTCCAGAAGGCGAACCCGGACATCAAGGTCGAGTACGTCGGTATCGCCTCCACCGAGTACCAGTCCAAGGTCGACACCGCCATCCAGGGCGGCGGCCTGCCGGACGTCGGCGGTGTCGGCGCGGCCATGCTCGCCGGGTTCTCCGCGCAGAACGCGCTGGAGCCGCTGGACAGCCGGCTCTCCAAGTCCTCCCTGAACGGCAAGCTCAACGAGGACATGGTCGGCGTGCTGAAGGCGGCGGGGGGTGGGGACGGGACGCTGTACTCGATCCCGACCTCCGCCAACAACGGCGTGCTGTACTACCGGACCGACCTGTTCAAGAAGGCGGGCCTCGACGAGCCGACCACCTGGGACAAGTTCTACGCGGCCGCGGACAAGCTCACCGACGCCAAGAAGAACGAGTTCGGTTACACCATCCGCGGTGGCGCAGGGTCCATCGCTCAGGCCCTGGACGCGATGTACGGGCAGAGCGGGATCACCTCGTTCTGGAACGGCGACAAGACCACCGTCAACGATCCGAAGAACGTGGCCGGGCTGGAGAAGTACGCGGCCCTCTACAAGAAGGTCACTCCGGCGGCCGACCTCAACAACGACTTCACCAAGATGGTCGCCCAGTGGGACTCCGGCACGATCGGGATGCTGAACCACAACCTCGGGTCGTACCAGGACCACGTGAAGGCACTCGGGGTCGACAAGTTCCGGGGCATTCCGCAGCCGATCGGCGCCTCCGGCAAGCGGGTCCAGGTGTCCAACCCCGTCGACGGGATGGGGGTGTTCAAGAGCTCGAAGAACAAGGACGCCGCGTGGAAGTTCATCGAGTTCGCGACCTCGGCCGCGGAGAACTCGAAGTTCAACAAGGCCGCCGGGCAGGTGCCGTCGAACAACGACGCAGCCAAGGACGCCTGGATCTCGGAGGCCGAGCCCACGAAGCTGGCCGCCGCCGCACTGACGGACGGTTCCACGACGATCGTCCAGCTGCCGTACTACCTGCCCGACTGGAACACCATCTCCAAGGCGGACAACGAGCCGAACTTCCAGAAGGTGCTGCTGGGTGACATGAGTGCGAAGGACTTCCTGGACACCATGGCCGACCAGCTGAACAAGGCTCAGGTCGAGTGGAAGGAACAGAACGGCTAAGAGCTCGGGGGTTCACTGTGCGGCCGGCCGCGGGTTCGTCGTGGCTGGTCGCGCCCCGCGGCGGAGCCGCACATCGATACAGCCCGCGCCCCTGAGGGAAGAGAGGCTACCCAAGGTGTCACTCACACGCAGACAGGTCACCGTGGCGGCGATGGCCGCCGTGCCCGTCGCTTTCAGCGCAACCGGTACTGCTCAGGCCAAAGAACAGCGCACCCTCTACATCGCCGGTGACTCCACCGCCGCCCAGAAATACGCCGACGCCGCTCCCGAGACCGGGTGGGGCATGGCGCTCCCCTTCTTTCTGCACAAGGACCGGCGTGTCGCCAATCACGCGGTGAACGGGCGGAGTTCGAAGTCCTTTGTCGACGAGGGACGGCTCGATGTCATCCTCGGCGCCATTCAGCCGGGCGACTTCCTGCTGATCCAGTTCGGCCACAACGACGAGAAGACCGCGGACCCGGCCCGCTACACCGAGCCCTGGACGACGTACCAGGACTATCTGCGCCTGTACATCGACGGTGCCCGCGCCCGTGGTGCCCGGCCCGTGCTGGCCACCTCGGTCGAGCGGCGGAAGTTCGACGCCTCCGGCAACGCCGTGCCGACCCACGGCGACTATCCGGCGGCGATGCGGGCGCTCGCCACCGAGGAGGGTGTCGCACTGCTCGACATCCAGGCCCTGTCGCTCGCGCTGTGGCAGAAGCTCGGGGTCGAGGAGACCAAGCGGTACTTCAACTGGACCGCGACCGAGCAGGACAACACGCACTTCAATCCGCCGGGTGCCATAGCCGTGGCCCGGCTCGTCACCCGTGAACTGCTGCGGCACCGCGTGCTGGCACCCCGGGACGTGTGCCGGCTCGATGCCGAGATCCCGGAGTCCTGGATCACCTGGCCGTCGTCGGCCACCGCCTGACCACTCCTTCTTCGTTGTCGAAAGAGAGCCGCACCATGAACGCACAGATATGGCATGGGCATGTCATTACAAGGGTGATGGCCGTGGCGGGTTGCGCCGCCCTGGTCCTCGCGGTCACCGGCCCCACCGCCCAGGCCAAGGGTCATGACGTCGCCCGCGAGACCCTCGCCACCGGCGACGGCTGGGCCTCCGAAGGCACCGGCACCACCGGAGGCGCGGCCGCCGACGCCGCCCACGTCTACACCGTCACCGACTGGGCCGGCTTCAAGGCCGCCCTCGCCGCCGGTGGCGGCGCCCCGAAGATCATCAAGGTGAAGGGGACCGTCGACGCCGTCTCCGAGGGCTGCGACTCCCTCGCGGCGCCCGGGTACGACTTCGACGCCTACCTCGCGAAGTACTCGCCCGAGGCCTGGGGCCTGGACACCGACCTGAGCGCCGAGCCCGACGACAGCCCCGAGGGGCTGCGCCGCGCCTCCGCCGCCAACCAGGACCAGACCATCAAGGCGAACGTGCCCGCCAACACCACGATCATCGGCGTCGGCAAGAACGCCGGGTTCAAGGGCGCGAGCCTGCAGATCAAGGCCGTCGACAACGTCATCGTCCGCAACCTCACCTTCGAGAGCCCGATCGACTGCTTCCCGCAGTGGGACCCGACCGACGGTGACAAGGGCAACTGGAACTCCGAGTACGACACCGCCGTCGTCTACGGGTCCACCCATGTGTGGCTGGACCACAACACCTTCACCGACGGCAGTCACCCCGACAGTGCCGCGCCGACCTACTTCGGCATGCTCTACCAGCAGCACGACGGCGAGCTGGACATCGTCCGCGGCGCGAACTACGTCACCGCCTCCTGGAACGTCTTCACCGAGCACGACAAGACGATCCTGATCGGCAACAGCGACAGCGAGTCCACGGCGGCGGGGGACCGGGGCAAGCTCAAGGTCACCTTCCACCACAACCTGTTCTCCGACCTCGTCGAGCGCGCGCCCCGCGTCCGCTTCGGCCAGGTCGACTCCTACAACAACCACTTCGTGGCGAACGACGACTACGCCTACAGCTTCGGCATCGGCAAGGAGTCCCAACTCGTCGCCGAGCACAACGCGTTCACGCTGCCTGCGGGGATCAGCGCGGCCAAGGTGCTCAAGCGGTGGAACGTCTCCCCGCTCACCGCCGCGGACAACTACGTCAACGGCAAGCCCACCGACCTGATCGCCGTCCACAACGCCGAGATCCCCGCCGAGACCCTGGAGTCCGGCGCGGGCTGGACGCCCACCCTGCGCACGAAGGTCGACCCGGCCAAGAAGGTGCCCGGGATCGTCGACCGCGGCGCGGGCGCCGGGCGCGTCTGCTGACACCCCCCTGACCGGCCGGGGCGGAATCCAGCGGCCGTCCCGGCCACCCACCTCACCCCCCACGCGAGGCACCCCACCCCTGAGCCGCATGTCCAAGGAGCACCCGCATGCCCTCGCACGACACCCGACTCCCCCTGTCCAGAAGGGGATTCCTGCTCGCGAGCACCGGAGCGGCGGCCGCGCTCGCCCTCGCGCCGGCCCCCGCGCACGCCGGCGCCCGGCGCCCGTTCGGCCGCTTCGGATCACCCGCCGCCCGGCTCACCCCGCAGACGCTGTACGTCGACCCGAAAGGCCGGGGCGACCACACCACCGTCAAGGACGCCGTCACCGCCGCCACCGGCAGCGGCTGGACCCTCGTCCTCGCCCCCGCCACCTACCGCGAGACCGTCGCCGTCGACATCACCCGCACCGACGCGACCTGGATCGGCGCCTCCGAGGACCCCCGGGACGTCGTGGTCGTGTACGACAACGCGGCCGGCACCCCCAAGCCCGGCGGCGGCACCTACGGCACCACCGGGTCGGCCACCACGACCGTGCAGGCCGACGGATTCACCGCCCGCTGGATCACCTTCGCCAACGACTGGCTGCGTGCCGACCACCCCGGCATCACCGGCACCCAGGCCGTCGCCATCAAGATCCAGGGCGACCGCTCCGCCTTCCACCACTGCCGCTTCCTCGGCCACCAGGACACCCTCTACGCCGACTCGATCGCCCTCACCTCCTTCGCCCGCCAGTACTTCTCGCACTGCTATGCCGAAGGCGACGTCGACTTCGTCTTCGGGCGGGCCACGGCCGTCTACGAGAACTGCCACTTCAGGACCCTGAACCGGACCGACCTGGCGGCTGCGCCGTACGGCTTCGTCTTCGCGCCCTCCACGGCGGGTGCCAACCCGCGCGGTTACCTCGTCACCAGGAGCCGCGTCAGCAGCGAAGCACCCGACGCCTTCTACAAGCTGGCCCGCCCGTGGGTGCCGAGCTCCGACACCACCGCCCGGCCCTCGCTCGTGGTGCGGGACACCTGGCTGGGCCCCGGCATCGACGCGGCCGCCCCCTACACCACCATGTCGGACGCCTTCCCCTGGCGGAACCAGCGCTTCGCCGAGTACCGGGACACCGGCCCCGGCGCCAGGATCACGGTCCCGGGGAACCGGCCCCAACTCACCGCCGAGCAAGCCCAGTCGGCCACGCGCGAGGCCTACCTCGGCGACTGGAAGCCGTGGCGGGAGGAGTGCTGACATGCGGCGACGAGCACTGATCAGCGCCGGCGTCGGCCTCGTCGTGGCGGCGTCCGCCCCGGCCCATGCGGGAACGCGCCGCGTCCTCCACGTCCGCCCCGGCGATTCCGTCCAGGCGGCCGTCGACGCGGTCATCGGCCCCGGCTGGACGATCGTCGTGCACCCGGGCACCTATCGCGAGATCGTCAACGTTCCCGCGGACAAGGCGGAGCTGACCCTGCGCGGCGCCGTCCGTGACCCACGCGCCGCCGTCATCGTCCACGACAACGCCAACGGCACCCGCAGGCCCGACGGTTCGGGCACCTACGGCACCGCGGGCTCCGCCACCTTCACCTCCGCGGCCCCCGGCCTCACCGTCCGCGACCTCACCCTCGCCAACGACTGGCTGCGCGCCGACCACCCCGACATCACCGGCACCCAGGCGGTCGCCGCCTACACCTACGGCGACCGCACCCACTTCGAGAACGTCCGCCTCCTGGCCCACCAGGACACCCTCTTCGTCGAGACGACCGCGCTCACCGCCTTCGACCGGCAGTACTTCCGCCGCTGCTATGTCGAGGGCGACGTCGACTTCGTCTTCGGCCGGGCCACCGCCGTCTTCGAGGAGTGCCACTTCCACACCCTCCAGCGGGACGTCGACTTCACCCCCAAGGGCATGGTCTTCGCCCCCTCCACCGCCCGCGCCAACCCCTACGGCATCCTCGCCGTCCGCTCCCGCATCACCTCCGGGGCCGAGGACGCGGCGTACAAGCTGGCACGGCCCTGGGTGCCGTCGTACGAGACGACCGCCTGGCCGTCCCTCGTGGTGCGGAACAGCCGGGTCGGGCCCGGAATCGACCCGGTCGCGCCGTACACCAACATGCGCGAGGCCTACCCCTGGCAGACCATGCGCTTTCGGGAGTACGCCAACTCAGGCCCCGGCGCGGTGATCTCCGTCCCCGGCAACCG
Encoded proteins:
- a CDS encoding rhamnogalacturonan acetylesterase encodes the protein MSLTRRQVTVAAMAAVPVAFSATGTAQAKEQRTLYIAGDSTAAQKYADAAPETGWGMALPFFLHKDRRVANHAVNGRSSKSFVDEGRLDVILGAIQPGDFLLIQFGHNDEKTADPARYTEPWTTYQDYLRLYIDGARARGARPVLATSVERRKFDASGNAVPTHGDYPAAMRALATEEGVALLDIQALSLALWQKLGVEETKRYFNWTATEQDNTHFNPPGAIAVARLVTRELLRHRVLAPRDVCRLDAEIPESWITWPSSATA
- a CDS encoding ABC transporter substrate-binding protein, with translation MKISIRRSRRAATAVALGSVLALTATACGDDGSGSGGDKGGEGSGKGKIVFWDNNGGVRTDIWKEIIADFQKANPDIKVEYVGIASTEYQSKVDTAIQGGGLPDVGGVGAAMLAGFSAQNALEPLDSRLSKSSLNGKLNEDMVGVLKAAGGGDGTLYSIPTSANNGVLYYRTDLFKKAGLDEPTTWDKFYAAADKLTDAKKNEFGYTIRGGAGSIAQALDAMYGQSGITSFWNGDKTTVNDPKNVAGLEKYAALYKKVTPAADLNNDFTKMVAQWDSGTIGMLNHNLGSYQDHVKALGVDKFRGIPQPIGASGKRVQVSNPVDGMGVFKSSKNKDAAWKFIEFATSAAENSKFNKAAGQVPSNNDAAKDAWISEAEPTKLAAAALTDGSTTIVQLPYYLPDWNTISKADNEPNFQKVLLGDMSAKDFLDTMADQLNKAQVEWKEQNG
- a CDS encoding pectinesterase family protein, yielding MRRRALISAGVGLVVAASAPAHAGTRRVLHVRPGDSVQAAVDAVIGPGWTIVVHPGTYREIVNVPADKAELTLRGAVRDPRAAVIVHDNANGTRRPDGSGTYGTAGSATFTSAAPGLTVRDLTLANDWLRADHPDITGTQAVAAYTYGDRTHFENVRLLAHQDTLFVETTALTAFDRQYFRRCYVEGDVDFVFGRATAVFEECHFHTLQRDVDFTPKGMVFAPSTARANPYGILAVRSRITSGAEDAAYKLARPWVPSYETTAWPSLVVRNSRVGPGIDPVAPYTNMREAYPWQTMRFREYANSGPGAVISVPGNRPQLTAEEAAVHTRRTYLGDWRPYERR
- a CDS encoding pectinesterase family protein, which translates into the protein MPSHDTRLPLSRRGFLLASTGAAAALALAPAPAHAGARRPFGRFGSPAARLTPQTLYVDPKGRGDHTTVKDAVTAATGSGWTLVLAPATYRETVAVDITRTDATWIGASEDPRDVVVVYDNAAGTPKPGGGTYGTTGSATTTVQADGFTARWITFANDWLRADHPGITGTQAVAIKIQGDRSAFHHCRFLGHQDTLYADSIALTSFARQYFSHCYAEGDVDFVFGRATAVYENCHFRTLNRTDLAAAPYGFVFAPSTAGANPRGYLVTRSRVSSEAPDAFYKLARPWVPSSDTTARPSLVVRDTWLGPGIDAAAPYTTMSDAFPWRNQRFAEYRDTGPGARITVPGNRPQLTAEQAQSATREAYLGDWKPWREEC
- a CDS encoding pectate lyase family protein, whose protein sequence is MNAQIWHGHVITRVMAVAGCAALVLAVTGPTAQAKGHDVARETLATGDGWASEGTGTTGGAAADAAHVYTVTDWAGFKAALAAGGGAPKIIKVKGTVDAVSEGCDSLAAPGYDFDAYLAKYSPEAWGLDTDLSAEPDDSPEGLRRASAANQDQTIKANVPANTTIIGVGKNAGFKGASLQIKAVDNVIVRNLTFESPIDCFPQWDPTDGDKGNWNSEYDTAVVYGSTHVWLDHNTFTDGSHPDSAAPTYFGMLYQQHDGELDIVRGANYVTASWNVFTEHDKTILIGNSDSESTAAGDRGKLKVTFHHNLFSDLVERAPRVRFGQVDSYNNHFVANDDYAYSFGIGKESQLVAEHNAFTLPAGISAAKVLKRWNVSPLTAADNYVNGKPTDLIAVHNAEIPAETLESGAGWTPTLRTKVDPAKKVPGIVDRGAGAGRVC